The segment AGGGAAAGCAATTGGGTACAGGAACTTGTTTGGGATTCCATGGACGTCTTTTGTTGAAGAGGAGGATAATGTTAACTTCATCAATGGCATCCTCCATCTCAAAGCTGAGCTTACCGTCAGAAGGTCTACAGATCCTTAGTGacctttttctctttcttccttCATTTCAGACTCTTTTACTACATCTCTTCTCTCTAAccaaactttattttattttcttttagacTTTGAAGTTTATATAACTTTATAAAACTTTTCTAAATCAGCGACATTTAAGAATGGTGTAAATGCGTTTGGATTTGATTTATCTTTCTGTTTATGCTTTTACTTTTCTTGATCAGCAACTTTACTGTTTGATATTgcacattattattttttatcttcGCAATTTCGTTCATAATGGTCGTATTATGAACGAACTtttgaagataaaaaaaaagtgcaATATACAACAGTAAAGATGGTTTACTATGAAGTAGTGGATGAGCCTTTGCTATATAAGGAAGAGAGGGTTCGGGAAGTAGATGTTGAAGTAAGCTTGAGTGTCAAGTAAACCTAATCCTAAGTAGTTTGAGATCTTTAGAGATAAGAATAAAAGTGTATTTAGGAGTTATCTAAATACTTATGTTTACTATTAGGATTAAGATATCAATAACCTTATATAAAGACAATATTCGTGTGATGATATTGTGTGTGAGGTTTTGAGATCTTAAGTTTTGAGTGAGTTTGTTAAGCAATAAGAAGAGTTAGTTCTTGTTATCTTTGAGtctttagaccatctccaatatatttttctatttttacctctaaaatagaggaactctataatagagatgggttttactccaatgtatttctctaaaatagagatctctacatatagagcaaaatatagatgaatgctattttttcctctataaatagaggagaaaatagcaatctctattttagaggcaaAAATAAAGATGAGTTGGAGTGATTTTGCctttaaatgctattatagaggtagaaatagaggtgggttggagatgctcttatacaAACATTAGGCAATAGTAGACCTAAACCCCTAACAGAGCCATGGGAGGGGAAGACAGGCGTTGGCTCATCATAGTCCTCCTATAAAACACACTTTTTTGAACCGAATAAAACACATACATTAGACATTTAACAGAACTAAGTCACATCATAGAGGATAAAGAGCAATTTAACTATCTACTTGGATTGAAACAGACCTCACACTCCATTTGAGCCAAGCCTTTTAGTCGAGTTGGTCTTTTAAAATTCCCCcacaataaaaatttcaaatgatTTCGAATGGAAACTGACCGTTGGTTTGGATACCGTACACGTGGTACGGTGTCATCTAGTGTACtcaatcatttttatttaatagacGACAGTCGTGAGACAGCGAGAGGATACATGGAATCTTGATGTTAcattttgttacagttttacgaCAAAATATATACCTAACAAAATGATTTGTGTTTTGCTATTTCGTTAAAAAATAGTCATAAcaaaacaatattatataaataaatcaataGTAGAGATTAGAGAAAgacaattagtttttttttttaaactatccTCGTGCGTGCACCAAGGATCTAGTCCACTAATTAAGGTATTATCATTCTTCTCCTCTAAACCTCAAAATTATAATCTGTATCTTATTTAATCAAAGACAGGCTGGACAttatcaaaagttcaaaacaCATAAatgacatttaaaaaatatacaataatttattcaatactataataggtttttttttttttaagtctttaTTTCCTATAATAACATGAAAAAAGTTCAGTTGTGTTTCCGTCGTGTCTATTTGAAGCAATGTACGTAACCTCTTCCTAAAAACTCTTATAAATCTATCAGAGATCTCTGTTCTCTTGTCTTCTTTACTAATCTCTCAAGTTTATAAACTGTTTACTCTGTTCTTGGCGTTTTATTCTTCTGTTGGATTTTATCAGATCTccaaacttgtgttttcttttgttttttcgtTTTATTACCATATATAAAGCTAAACCtgatttgacaaaaaaaaaacaaactaaacttgattttttatttattatattggtaccaaatataaatataaaagagaTTTTGGTGGTGATAAAATCTAGtaataatcaaaataagaaTCCAAGATAAGTGTTTTTTGCTCATTGTATCGCCAGGTGTTGTTCTTATCGTTGCTGTCTTATTTCATTTGAGAGAAGAGTACTTAAGCAACAAATAGAGTATTTAAGATTTGCAGATCTAATAATTAAGAGGTCATGGTCATGAGATTTTTGTgagattaaaaagaaaaaaacaaagctcATTTGTCGTGTTGCTCTTTTGATACTTTCTTCGGGCTGTGAAGAAGACAAGAGACAGAGAACTTGTCGGGAAGTTCTTTgagattttcaaaattttagaacAAGAAGAAGTAAAAGGTTGAAACTTTCTGAGTTGGAGAGAAGAATGGGTCATTACGCAGCAGTATGGGATCATAAAGCAGCTATTGAGATATCCAAAGACTGGAACGGCATTGACCAAGTCTTTCTTCGAAACTCTCGTGGTGCTTCTGCCAAGGTTTCAACTTTCTTCAGCCTTGTCTTCATGTCTCTCTTAAAGTCGAGTTTTTTTAGATCAATGTGTTATGGGTTTTGGTTTTGCAGATTAGTTTACATGGAGGACAAGTGGTTTCATGGAGGAATGACCAAGGCGAAGAGCTCCTTTTCACTAGCAACAAGGTATGCTAGTAGTAACCCTTGAAACGTATTATTAAAGAAGATCTGATTTTTAACAAATGTAATATTGTTTAGGCTATATTCAAACACCCAAAAGCAATGCGTGGAGGGATTCAGATTTGTTATCCTCAGGTTAGTTCTCTTGTTgtgtctttttttgttttgaacattGTAATtgaatgtgtgtgtgtttgaaaGTTTGGAGATTGTGGATTACTGGACCAACATGGGTTTGCAAGGAACAAAATATGGGTGATCGATGAGAACCCACCTCCTCTTAACTCCAAAGAGTCCTTAGGCAAATCATTTGTTGATCTTCTTCTCAAACCATCAGAAGAGGACTCAAAGCAATGGCCTCACAGGTAAAAAACCATCGTCATCATTTGCTTTTTAATGTTCTTTCTCTTTATGGATTCTCAAATCTATATGTGTGTGTTTCCCTTTGTAGTTTCGAGCTCCGTCTTAGGGTTTCACTTGCCATAGATGGAGACTTAACATTAACTTCTCGTGTTAGAAACATCAACAGCAAGCCCTTTAGCTTCTTATTCGCTTTTCATACTTACCTCTCTGTCTCCGACATAAGGTATTTTTTTCCACTTATCAGTAAAACATTCTGTGTGTTTGGTGAAATACAAAAGTGTTCACTTGTTTTTTGGTTTAACAGTGAAGTGAGGGTTGAAGGGTTAGAGACATTGGACTACTTGGACAACCTTAGGAAAAGAGAGCTTTTGACAGAACAAGGCGATTCAATAACCTTTGAATCTGAGGTAAAGATCATGCAAAACATGTATAGTGAAGAACAAAGCTGTCTTTTGGTTTAAGTCATATCAGAATGTTTCTTTTGGTTTCAGATGGACCGGACTTACATTAGATCTCCCAAAGTGGTAGCAGTTCTTGACCATGAACGGAAAAGAACATATGTTATTGGAAAGGAAGGACTCCCAGATACAGGTAAAGATATTCAGACAACACTTAAAGTTTGTGGATGACTAGTTTCTTACATGAGTTacgatggtgatgatgatgcagTGGTGTGGAATCCATGGGAGAAGAAATCTAAAACCATGGCTAATTTTGGGGATGATGAGTACAAAAGCATGCTTTGTGTGGATGGTGCAGCAGTTGAGAGACCAATCACTTTGAAGCCAGGAGAAGAATGGACCGGAAGGCTTATGTTAACCGCTGTTAAGTCCAGTTTCTGCTTTGATCAACTTGAACTACAGAGCAAAGGATTCTGATTCTTACTTACCCTCTTTTAGAATCCCaatccttaaaaaaaatattatgcttATTCCATTGCAGTCTTTTTTTGGTATTGCTACACTGGAAGAGAGCAGAGACATCATTTTGTGTTCAGTTTTTTGCATGTTAAGCTGTTTGTACTTTCATTATTCTCACAGTAcagaaatttattattaaacacAAAAGGTCCCACATCGGGTAGTTGGAAGAGATCCtaagcaatatataagatagatggatCAGTCTTCTTATCatcaattggttttaggttaaGAAGCCCATAATGGAGCGTATTAGACACAAAGTGGCATAAGCAATATAATATAGATGGGCTTCCTCCTAACACCAATTGATTTTAGGTTGGAAAaccttatatatttttcaaataaccatgtttaacttttatttttatcattatcttagttcatttaattttatatttcatactactttttatataaaaatgtcaGATTCgataaatttaaaaacttgTAACCTACCTATAATTAATAAGCaagttaatatattattttagatttcaCTAATTTATCTTTAGAACATAACAAAAATAGTTGCATTGAGAAATTTGATTTTTCACTTATAACTTCTtatttaatttgtatttttgtaattctcatttattatattataacttTAATAACCTTTGCAATACTTGTAACATAtgtttcaatatttataaaagtttttgtatttttattaacttTGATCAGTTTTAAGGACTATAATGCAGattaaaattcttttaaaattcaCACAACCCC is part of the Brassica rapa cultivar Chiifu-401-42 chromosome A09, CAAS_Brap_v3.01, whole genome shotgun sequence genome and harbors:
- the LOC103841985 gene encoding putative glucose-6-phosphate 1-epimerase, which encodes MGHYAAVWDHKAAIEISKDWNGIDQVFLRNSRGASAKISLHGGQVVSWRNDQGEELLFTSNKAIFKHPKAMRGGIQICYPQFGDCGLLDQHGFARNKIWVIDENPPPLNSKESLGKSFVDLLLKPSEEDSKQWPHSFELRLRVSLAIDGDLTLTSRVRNINSKPFSFLFAFHTYLSVSDISEVRVEGLETLDYLDNLRKRELLTEQGDSITFESEMDRTYIRSPKVVAVLDHERKRTYVIGKEGLPDTVVWNPWEKKSKTMANFGDDEYKSMLCVDGAAVERPITLKPGEEWTGRLMLTAVKSSFCFDQLELQSKGF